The Vicia villosa cultivar HV-30 ecotype Madison, WI linkage group LG1, Vvil1.0, whole genome shotgun sequence genome includes a region encoding these proteins:
- the LOC131632872 gene encoding homeobox protein knotted-1-like 4 isoform X2: protein MAFHDQNFIQLEPERREKSMDRNRSENNCETEELRENKAEILGHPLYGQLLSAHVSCLRIATPVDQLPRIDAQPQQSQRVLHKYSSIGIGNMDHKELDHFMTHYVSLLCAFKEQLQHVHVHAMEAMMPCWDLQQSLQSLTGVSSGEGTGATMSADEEEQTESNAKLYNEGSSLDGIDTLDFGPLVLTETERSLMERIKLERKHQLEQGYKEKIVDVREEIVGLRRTGKVPGHITSLLKAWWQSHSKWPYPTEEDKARLVQETGLQLKQINNWFINQRKRNASNSETDYDRHMLYVTSLNPWSWTKSARFQEMTKMKNLEICIHFHSHDSFYTDFKIFHFCHFFFILICVLFHFLKCVSFV, encoded by the exons ATGGCTTTTCACGACCAGAATTTCATACAATTGGAACCGGAGAGGAGAGAGAAAAGCATGGATCGGAATCGGAGCGAGAACAATTGCGAAACGGAAGAGTTAAGAGAAAACAAAGCGGAGATATTAGGTCATCCACTTTACGGTCAGTTGTTATCGGCACATGTTTCGTGTCTCCGAATTGCAACTCCGGTGGACCAGCTTCCGAGAATCGATGCTCAGCCTCAACAATCACAGCGCGTTCTTCACAAATACTCTTCTATTGGAATCGGAAACATGGATCACAAAGAGCTTGATCACTTTAtg ACGCATTATGTTAGTTTGCTGTGCGCATTTAAAGAACAGCTGCAACATGTTCATGTTCATGCCATGGAGGCAATGATGCCTTGCTGGGATCTTCAGCAATCTCTGCAAAGCTTGACAG GTGTATCTTCGGGTGAGGGAACGGGAGCAACAATGTCAGCCGATGAAGAGGAGCAGACAGAAAGCAATGCCAAGTTGTACAACGAAGGAAGCAGCCTTGATGGCATTGATACTCTTGACTTTGGTCCTCTTGTCCTCACTGAGACTGAAAGGTCTTTGATGGAGCGAATTAAGCTTGAACGCAAGCATCAGCTAGAACAG GGTTACAAGGAGAAAATTGTTGATGTAAGAGAAGAAATTGTAGGACTGAGAAGAACTGGGAAGGTCCCTGGACACATCACGTCACTTCTGAAAGCTTGGTGGCAATCACATTCTAAATGGCCCTATCCTACT GAGGAAGACAAAGCTAGACTGGTGCAAGAAACAGGCTTGCAATTAAAACAGATAAACAATTGGTTCATCAATCAAAGGAAAAGGAATGCTAGTAACTCCGAAACCGACTATGATAG GCACATGCTGTATGTTACGAGTCTCAATCCGTGGTCGTGGACAAAATCAGCAAGATTtcaagaaatgacaaaaatgaaaAATCTTGAAATCTGTATACATTTTCACTCACACGACTCTTTTTATACAGATTTCAAGATTtttcatttttgtcatttctttttcattctcatATGTGTTCTCTTTCATTTTCTAAAATGTGTatcatttgtttaa
- the LOC131632872 gene encoding homeobox protein knotted-1-like 4 isoform X3 — MAFHDQNFIQLEPERREKSMDRNRSENNCETEELRENKAEILGHPLYGQLLSAHVSCLRIATPVDQLPRIDAQPQQSQRVLHKYSSIGIGNMDHKELDHFMVIFYIWSFVNLLKTHYVSLLCAFKEQLQHVHVHAMEAMMPCWDLQQSLQSLTGVSSGEGTGATMSADEEEQTESNAKLYNEGSSLDGIDTLDFGPLVLTETERSLMERIKLERKHQLEQGYKEKIVDVREEIVGLRRTGKVPGHITSLLKAWWQSHSKWPYPTEEDKARLVQETGLQLKQINNWFINQRKRNASNSETDYDRFWRDI; from the exons ATGGCTTTTCACGACCAGAATTTCATACAATTGGAACCGGAGAGGAGAGAGAAAAGCATGGATCGGAATCGGAGCGAGAACAATTGCGAAACGGAAGAGTTAAGAGAAAACAAAGCGGAGATATTAGGTCATCCACTTTACGGTCAGTTGTTATCGGCACATGTTTCGTGTCTCCGAATTGCAACTCCGGTGGACCAGCTTCCGAGAATCGATGCTCAGCCTCAACAATCACAGCGCGTTCTTCACAAATACTCTTCTATTGGAATCGGAAACATGGATCACAAAGAGCTTGATCACTTTAtg GTCATATTTTACATTTGGTCCTTTGTTAATTTGTTGAAGACGCATTATGTTAGTTTGCTGTGCGCATTTAAAGAACAGCTGCAACATGTTCATGTTCATGCCATGGAGGCAATGATGCCTTGCTGGGATCTTCAGCAATCTCTGCAAAGCTTGACAG GTGTATCTTCGGGTGAGGGAACGGGAGCAACAATGTCAGCCGATGAAGAGGAGCAGACAGAAAGCAATGCCAAGTTGTACAACGAAGGAAGCAGCCTTGATGGCATTGATACTCTTGACTTTGGTCCTCTTGTCCTCACTGAGACTGAAAGGTCTTTGATGGAGCGAATTAAGCTTGAACGCAAGCATCAGCTAGAACAG GGTTACAAGGAGAAAATTGTTGATGTAAGAGAAGAAATTGTAGGACTGAGAAGAACTGGGAAGGTCCCTGGACACATCACGTCACTTCTGAAAGCTTGGTGGCAATCACATTCTAAATGGCCCTATCCTACT GAGGAAGACAAAGCTAGACTGGTGCAAGAAACAGGCTTGCAATTAAAACAGATAAACAATTGGTTCATCAATCAAAGGAAAAGGAATGCTAGTAACTCCGAAACCGACTATGATAG GTTTTGGAGAGATATATGA
- the LOC131632872 gene encoding homeobox protein knotted-1-like 4 isoform X1, with the protein MAFHDQNFIQLEPERREKSMDRNRSENNCETEELRENKAEILGHPLYGQLLSAHVSCLRIATPVDQLPRIDAQPQQSQRVLHKYSSIGIGNMDHKELDHFMVIFYIWSFVNLLKTHYVSLLCAFKEQLQHVHVHAMEAMMPCWDLQQSLQSLTGVSSGEGTGATMSADEEEQTESNAKLYNEGSSLDGIDTLDFGPLVLTETERSLMERIKLERKHQLEQGYKEKIVDVREEIVGLRRTGKVPGHITSLLKAWWQSHSKWPYPTEEDKARLVQETGLQLKQINNWFINQRKRNASNSETDYDRHMLYVTSLNPWSWTKSARFQEMTKMKNLEICIHFHSHDSFYTDFKIFHFCHFFFILICVLFHFLKCVSFV; encoded by the exons ATGGCTTTTCACGACCAGAATTTCATACAATTGGAACCGGAGAGGAGAGAGAAAAGCATGGATCGGAATCGGAGCGAGAACAATTGCGAAACGGAAGAGTTAAGAGAAAACAAAGCGGAGATATTAGGTCATCCACTTTACGGTCAGTTGTTATCGGCACATGTTTCGTGTCTCCGAATTGCAACTCCGGTGGACCAGCTTCCGAGAATCGATGCTCAGCCTCAACAATCACAGCGCGTTCTTCACAAATACTCTTCTATTGGAATCGGAAACATGGATCACAAAGAGCTTGATCACTTTAtg GTCATATTTTACATTTGGTCCTTTGTTAATTTGTTGAAGACGCATTATGTTAGTTTGCTGTGCGCATTTAAAGAACAGCTGCAACATGTTCATGTTCATGCCATGGAGGCAATGATGCCTTGCTGGGATCTTCAGCAATCTCTGCAAAGCTTGACAG GTGTATCTTCGGGTGAGGGAACGGGAGCAACAATGTCAGCCGATGAAGAGGAGCAGACAGAAAGCAATGCCAAGTTGTACAACGAAGGAAGCAGCCTTGATGGCATTGATACTCTTGACTTTGGTCCTCTTGTCCTCACTGAGACTGAAAGGTCTTTGATGGAGCGAATTAAGCTTGAACGCAAGCATCAGCTAGAACAG GGTTACAAGGAGAAAATTGTTGATGTAAGAGAAGAAATTGTAGGACTGAGAAGAACTGGGAAGGTCCCTGGACACATCACGTCACTTCTGAAAGCTTGGTGGCAATCACATTCTAAATGGCCCTATCCTACT GAGGAAGACAAAGCTAGACTGGTGCAAGAAACAGGCTTGCAATTAAAACAGATAAACAATTGGTTCATCAATCAAAGGAAAAGGAATGCTAGTAACTCCGAAACCGACTATGATAG GCACATGCTGTATGTTACGAGTCTCAATCCGTGGTCGTGGACAAAATCAGCAAGATTtcaagaaatgacaaaaatgaaaAATCTTGAAATCTGTATACATTTTCACTCACACGACTCTTTTTATACAGATTTCAAGATTtttcatttttgtcatttctttttcattctcatATGTGTTCTCTTTCATTTTCTAAAATGTGTatcatttgtttaa
- the LOC131632912 gene encoding uncharacterized protein LOC131632912 produces MSVYEERPLVMEMETKQDFEDVSGYGCGCGFFRVFTSEWWRRHDEEDKHLLDERSEGIRGEDTWMMEKLKKMKETSEVMAGPKWKTFIRKISGYGRKQQRNRFQYDEHSYALNFNSGAQSEDEEYLPPSFSTRFSNPFPAPRRQNET; encoded by the coding sequence atgtctGTATACGAGGAAAGACCATTGGTGATGGAAATGGAAACCAAACAAGATTTTGAAGATGTCAGCGGGTATGGATGCGGGTGCGGATTCTTCCGAGTTTTCACCTCGGAGTGGTGGCGACGCCACGACGAAGAAGACAAACATCTACTAGATGAAAGGAGTGAAGGAATAAGAGGAGAAGATACATGGATGATGGagaagttgaagaagatgaaggaaaCATCAGAAGTGATGGCTGGTCCAAAGTGGAAAACATTCATTAGAAAAATAAGTGGATATGGAAGAAAGCAACAAAGGAATAGGTTTCAATATGATGAACATAGTTATGCTCTTAATTTCAATAGTGGAGCACAAAGTGAAGATGAAGAATATTTGCCTCCAAGTTTTTCAACAAGGTTTTCCAATCCTTTTCCAGCACCACGTCGCCAAAATGAAACataa